A stretch of DNA from Dehalococcoidia bacterium:
CTATCTTGATTAACCGGCTCCCATCGCCCGCTGAAGCCCGTTATTCCAGGCATCCGCCGCCTCTTCCAGCGGTAGATCGATGATTCCTTTGATCGAAAGGCGCTTGCCTCCGGCAACACCCAGTTTCAGAAGCGGGATTTCCTGCTCCGCGGCAAGTTTATGAAGCTTCTTCAAATTGGCTGCTTCCGCGGAGATTACGATCCTCGATTGCGTTTCTCCAAAGAGAGTGGCATCGAGCCGTGAACCGATCTTTAAATCGCCTTCAAAGCCGATATCCCCAGCGATGCAGCTCTCGGCCAGCGTCACTGCCAGACCGCCGTCGGAGCAATCGTGCGCAGACTTGACCAACCCCTGACCGATAGCCGAAAGCAGACACTCCTGAAGCCTCTTTTCAAACTCAATATCGATAGAAGGCTTTCCGGCCGCCTTTCCATGAATAGTCTCCAGATACTGGCTGCCCGCGAGATCATTTCCGTTTTGGCCCAGCAGAAGAACCACATCGCCCTCAGATTTGAATGACATGGTGCAGCGTTTCTCTATATCCTCGATCAGCCCCAGCACGCCCACAACCGGCGTGGGGTAGATCGATTGGCCCCGGGTTTCATTGAAAAGGCTGACGTTCCCGCTGATCACCGGAGTGCCCAGAGTCTCGCAGGCGACGGACATGCCGCGAATGCACTGCTCAAGCTGCCAGTAGATATCCAGCCGCTCCGGATTGCCGAAGTTGAGGCAGTCGGTGAGGGCCAGCGGTTTGGCTCCGGTGCAAACCACGTTCCGGGCCGCTTCCGCCACCACAATCTGACCTCCGATGTGGGGATCAAGGTAGCAAAGCCGTGCATTGCCGTCGATGGCCAGGGCAATTCCCTTGCCGGTTCCCTTAATGCGCAGCACCGCCGCATCGGCTTGACCGGGTGCCACCACCGTGTTGATCTGCACCTGATGATCGTACTGGCGGTAGACCATTTTCTTGCTGGCGATATTGGGAGAGGCCAGCAATTTAAGCAAAACCTCAGCGGCCTGTTGAGGACTTATATCCGGGATAGAGCTCAAGTCGAGCTTCTGAACCGCGTCCTGCCACTCTGGCCGAACGCCTTCCAGACGATAGAACGGCGGATTGGTCAGGAGGCTAACCGGAGCCTCGGCCACCACCTTATCGCCTTCCTTGATGCGGGCGATGCCGTCATCGGTGACATGCCCGATGATATCGGAGCGCAGATCGTAGTGATCGAAGATGGCCTTGACCTTGCCCTCGTAGCCCTTCTTGACGATGACGATCATCCGCTCCTGCGATTCGGAGAGCATCACTTCATAGGGCGTCATCCCCTCGGCGCGGCGCGGCACCTTCAGCACGTCGATCTCCAGACCCCTGCCGCTCTTGGAAACGCTTTCCACCGAAGCGCTGGTGAGCCCGGCTGCACCGCAATCCTGCATTCCCACAATCCAGCCGCTATCCTTAAGATCCAGGCAGGCTTCAATGAGCAGCTTCTCCAGGAAAGGATTGCCCACCTGAACCGTCGGGCGCAACTCGCGCTCGTCCTCAAAGGTTCGGGAGGCCAGACCTGAAGCTCCGTGGAGTCCATCGCGTCCGGTATCCGAGCCGACAAGCATCAGCAGATTTCCCGCACCACCCGCCTGCGCCGATACCATCTTCGAAGTCTCCAGAAGCCCCACGCACATGGCATTGACCAGGGGGTTTTCGGAATAACAATCGGCGAAATAAATCTCTCCAGCCACATCGGGAATGCCCAGGCAGTTGCCGTATCCGGCGATACCGGACACCACACCGTTGAACAGGTGACGATTGCGAGGCACGCTCAAAGGACCGAAGCGGAGCGAATTCAAAAGGGCAATGGGCCGCGCTCCCATGGTGAAGATATCCCGTACGATTCCGCCGACACCCGTAGCCGCCCCCTCATAGGGCTCGATCGCCGATGGGTGATTGTGAGACTCTACCTTCATCACGATGGCCAGCCCATTGCCGATATCCACCGCGCCGGCATTCTCTTCGCCCACCTCGGTGACGACGCGAGCGCTTTTGCTGGGAAAAATCTTCAAGAGAGGCTTGGAGTGTTTATAGCCGCAGTGCTCGCTCCAGAGCGATCCCAGCATGCCCAGCTCGACGATGCTGGGTTCCCGCCCCAGCTGTTTCAGGATCAACTGGTACTCCTCTTGGGAGAGGGCTACAACGTCTAAATCTTTTTGAGTGATCGGCATAATTGGCTCCTTTTGAATATCTCCCGACAATATGTCA
This window harbors:
- the purL gene encoding phosphoribosylformylglycinamidine synthase subunit PurL, which codes for MPITQKDLDVVALSQEEYQLILKQLGREPSIVELGMLGSLWSEHCGYKHSKPLLKIFPSKSARVVTEVGEENAGAVDIGNGLAIVMKVESHNHPSAIEPYEGAATGVGGIVRDIFTMGARPIALLNSLRFGPLSVPRNRHLFNGVVSGIAGYGNCLGIPDVAGEIYFADCYSENPLVNAMCVGLLETSKMVSAQAGGAGNLLMLVGSDTGRDGLHGASGLASRTFEDERELRPTVQVGNPFLEKLLIEACLDLKDSGWIVGMQDCGAAGLTSASVESVSKSGRGLEIDVLKVPRRAEGMTPYEVMLSESQERMIVIVKKGYEGKVKAIFDHYDLRSDIIGHVTDDGIARIKEGDKVVAEAPVSLLTNPPFYRLEGVRPEWQDAVQKLDLSSIPDISPQQAAEVLLKLLASPNIASKKMVYRQYDHQVQINTVVAPGQADAAVLRIKGTGKGIALAIDGNARLCYLDPHIGGQIVVAEAARNVVCTGAKPLALTDCLNFGNPERLDIYWQLEQCIRGMSVACETLGTPVISGNVSLFNETRGQSIYPTPVVGVLGLIEDIEKRCTMSFKSEGDVVLLLGQNGNDLAGSQYLETIHGKAAGKPSIDIEFEKRLQECLLSAIGQGLVKSAHDCSDGGLAVTLAESCIAGDIGFEGDLKIGSRLDATLFGETQSRIVISAEAANLKKLHKLAAEQEIPLLKLGVAGGKRLSIKGIIDLPLEEAADAWNNGLQRAMGAG